In Enoplosus armatus isolate fEnoArm2 chromosome 2, fEnoArm2.hap1, whole genome shotgun sequence, one DNA window encodes the following:
- the dpy30 gene encoding protein dpy-30 homolog — translation MADDHTDADQSMEGHTPVSENPHAEYGLTENIQRTVENEKASAEKISKQKVDLQALPTRAYLDQTVVPILLQGLSVLAKDRPPNPIEYLAAFLLKNKSQFEERN, via the exons ATGGCGGACG ATCACACAGATGCAGATCAGTCCATGGAGGGACACACACCT GTGTCTGAAAACCCTCACGCAGAGTACGGCCTGACAGAAAACatccag aggaCGGTGGAGAACGAGAAGGCGAGCGCAGAGAAGATCTCGAAGCAGAAGGTGGATCTGCAGGCGCTGCCGACCAGAGCGTACCTGGACCAAACGGTGGTCCCCATCCTGCTGCAGGGCCTGTCGGTTCTCGCCAAAGACCG ACCTCCGAACCCCATCGAGTATCTGGCAGCGTTCCTGCTAAAGAACAAATCCCAGTTTGAAGAGAGAAACTAA